A window from Solanum stenotomum isolate F172 chromosome 7, ASM1918654v1, whole genome shotgun sequence encodes these proteins:
- the LOC125871002 gene encoding protein trichome birefringence-like 34 encodes MAKSHQLLVSVPSTSSAPIWDIKCSFHSLIVVLIVSLVAGVVYLTGESGKLLFEDNSNSNSNSSMGKENEESLTYSSSNNKCNLFSGKWVFDNESYPLYKEQDCKFMSDQLACQKFGRKDLNYQHWRWQPHQCDIPRFNATTLLEKLRNKRLVFVGDSLNRGQWVSMVCLIDTAVHDSSLKSMHYRYNTSLIIFQVKDYNATIEFYWEPLLVESNSDDPVHHRLPERIVRANSIEKHGSRWTNADFIVFNTYLWWRRPHIKVLWGSFERSDGIYKEVKMLRSYEMALKAWADWLEIHVNRTKTQLFFMSMSPVHERAEEWGKAKGENCYSEKEIIQEEGYQGNGSDPKMMKIVESTMDELKHRGLNVHLLNITQLSEYRKEGHPSIYRKQWDSLTEEQIANPSSYADCIHWCLPGVPDVWNELLFAYMFNNY; translated from the exons ATGGCTAAAAGTCACCAATTACTAGTTTCTGTTCCATCAACATCAAGTGCTCCCATTTGGGATATCAAATGTAGTTTTCATTCCCTTATTGTTGTTTTAATCGTCTCCCTCGTAGCCGGAGTAGTTTACTTGACTGGTGAGAGTGGCAAATTATTGTTTGAagataatagtaatagtaatagtaattcAAGTATGGGAAAGGAAAATGAGGAGTCCTTAACgtattcttcttcaaataatAAGTGTAATTTGTTTTCTGGGAAGTGGGTTTTTGATAACGAGTCGTATCCACTATACAAAGAACAAGATTGTAAGTTCATGTCTGATCAATTAGCTTGTCAAAAGTTTGGAAGAAAAGACTTGAATTACCAACATTGGAGGTGGCAACCTCATCAATGTGATATTccaag GTTCAACGCGACAACATTattggagaaattgaggaaTAAAAGACTTGTGTTCGTGGGAGATTCTCTTAACAGAGGCCAATGGGTTTCAATGGTTTGCTTGATAGATACAGCAGTTCATGATTCTTCCCTTAAATCAATGCATTACCGATACAATACTTCATTGATCATTTTCCAAGTCAAA GATTATAATGCAACAATAGAATTCTACTGGGAGCCATTGTTGGTGGAATCAAACTCAGATGACCCAGTGCACCATCGTCTCCCTGAGAGAATTGTTAGAGCCAATTCCATTGAAAAACATGGTAGTCGTTGGACTAATGCTGATTTTATTGTCTTCAATACTTACCTTTGGTGGAGACGCCCCCATATCAAAGTCTT GTGGGGTTCATTTGAGAGGTCAGATGGAATTTACAAAGAAGTAAAAATGTTACGGAGCTACGAAATGGCTTTAAAGGCTTGGGCTGATTGGTTGGAAATTCATGTCAATCGCACCAAAACCCAATTGTTCTTCATGAGCATGTCACCAGTTCATGAAAG GGCTGAAGAATGGGGTAAAGCAAAAGGGGAAAATTGTTATAGTGAAAAGGAAATAATACAAGAAGAGGGATACCAAGGAAATGGATCAGATCCAAAGATGATGAAAATAGTTGAATCAACTATGGATGAACTCAAACATAGAGGATTAAATGTTCATTTACTCAACATAACACAACTATCAGAGTATAGAAAAGAAGGCCACCCTTCTATCTATAGAAAACAATGGGATTCTCTTACTGAAGAACAAATTGCAAATCCAAGTAGTTATGCTGATTGTATACATTGGTGTCTTCCTGGAGTACCTGATGTTTGGAATGAGCTTCTTTttgcatatatgtttaataaCTACTAA
- the LOC125870998 gene encoding uncharacterized protein LOC125870998 isoform X1 — translation MNFQPSIYILVKDNITRSVQSITHMDFASVLSRNPVNNFHFPQNLRELTSRFVCRIGYGSFVIPRRMSFSNSAGSYYRKKRKKYKHILVKASRKESPYEVLGVSSSATADEIKKAYRKLALKYHPDVNKEHNAQEKFMRIKHAYNTLLNSKTRKRYDSRSDTSSYSYYSGAEQNRSAADEEDFYSFGSFFKDAQITIADFFKDLQEEFQNWESNVASTGKPKSLWEELAEIGEDFVEFLEKELNITDAEVEFENNNERPQKGNAQSGTSNEKQKRTDRDNSIEENIDEIEAALAQLKKELGL, via the exons ATGAATTTTCAGCCGTCCATTTATATTCTTGTAAAAGATAACATAACCAGAAGCGTGCAATCAATAACGCATATGGATTTTGCATCTGTTCTATCTCGAAATCCAGTTaacaattttcattttcctcaaaacctAAGAGAGTTAACTTCAAGATTTGTTTGTAGAATTGGGTATGGAAGCTTCGTGATACCTAGACGAATGTCCTTCTCGAATAGTGCAGGTAGCTATTataggaagaagaggaaaaaataCAAACATATATTGGTTAAGGCAAGTCGAAAAGAGTCTCCTTATGAAGTTTTAGGGGTATCTTCATCAGCGACCGCCGATGAAATCAAAAAGGCCTATCGCAAACTTGCTCTCAAGTATCATCCTGATGTTAACAAAGAG CACAATGCTCAAGAAAAGTTTATGAGGATTAAGCATGCATACAACACACTATTGAACTCCAAAACCAGGAAGAGATATGATTCAAGAAGTGACACCTCAAGTTATTCATATTATAGTGGAGCAGAACAAAATAGAAGTGCTGCAGATGAAGAAGATTTTTATAGCTTTG GTAGCTTTTTCAAGGATGCTCAAATAACCATAG CGGACTTCTTTAAGGATCTCCAAGAAGAATTTCAGAATTGGGAGTCAAATGTTGCTTCCACGGGAAAACCAAAGAGTTTGTGGGAAGAATTGGCG GAAATTGGAGAAGACTTTGTTGAGTTTTTAGAGAAGGAGCTTAATATAACCGATGCAGAGGTAGAATTCGAAAACAACAACGAGAGACCCCAGAAGGGCAATGCACAATCTGGAACTAGTaatgaaaaacaaaagagaacaGATAGAGATAACAGTattgaagaaaatattgatGAGATTGAAGCAGCCCTTGCCCAATTGAAAAAGGAGTTAGGACTATGA
- the LOC125870998 gene encoding uncharacterized protein LOC125870998 isoform X2, which produces MDFASVLSRNPVNNFHFPQNLRELTSRFVCRIGYGSFVIPRRMSFSNSAGSYYRKKRKKYKHILVKASRKESPYEVLGVSSSATADEIKKAYRKLALKYHPDVNKEHNAQEKFMRIKHAYNTLLNSKTRKRYDSRSDTSSYSYYSGAEQNRSAADEEDFYSFADFFKDLQEEFQNWESNVASTGKPKSLWEELAEIGEDFVEFLEKELNITDAEVEFENNNERPQKGNAQSGTSNEKQKRTDRDNSIEENIDEIEAALAQLKKELGL; this is translated from the exons ATGGATTTTGCATCTGTTCTATCTCGAAATCCAGTTaacaattttcattttcctcaaaacctAAGAGAGTTAACTTCAAGATTTGTTTGTAGAATTGGGTATGGAAGCTTCGTGATACCTAGACGAATGTCCTTCTCGAATAGTGCAGGTAGCTATTataggaagaagaggaaaaaataCAAACATATATTGGTTAAGGCAAGTCGAAAAGAGTCTCCTTATGAAGTTTTAGGGGTATCTTCATCAGCGACCGCCGATGAAATCAAAAAGGCCTATCGCAAACTTGCTCTCAAGTATCATCCTGATGTTAACAAAGAG CACAATGCTCAAGAAAAGTTTATGAGGATTAAGCATGCATACAACACACTATTGAACTCCAAAACCAGGAAGAGATATGATTCAAGAAGTGACACCTCAAGTTATTCATATTATAGTGGAGCAGAACAAAATAGAAGTGCTGCAGATGAAGAAGATTTTTATAGCTTTG CGGACTTCTTTAAGGATCTCCAAGAAGAATTTCAGAATTGGGAGTCAAATGTTGCTTCCACGGGAAAACCAAAGAGTTTGTGGGAAGAATTGGCG GAAATTGGAGAAGACTTTGTTGAGTTTTTAGAGAAGGAGCTTAATATAACCGATGCAGAGGTAGAATTCGAAAACAACAACGAGAGACCCCAGAAGGGCAATGCACAATCTGGAACTAGTaatgaaaaacaaaagagaacaGATAGAGATAACAGTattgaagaaaatattgatGAGATTGAAGCAGCCCTTGCCCAATTGAAAAAGGAGTTAGGACTATGA
- the LOC125869976 gene encoding pentatricopeptide repeat-containing protein At3g24000, mitochondrial-like encodes MSSLTFCSLSSTVNGNLLKPVHRRKCIYSYNKVSVLKLVAARQLLDEIAKRTRGSVADLYVTECVDRADMVMESNGNSDVTDELLGESMFDCASNYMDEEYVIDQLRYCSSEGSFELGKLYHALMIKTGIWFDKFVATALLNMYAKCGEMASAEMIFGMLSYVDVASSNSMICGYVSNGMESEAFAYFVKMGDILDIVSNHYTYSILLSACGSVQVGKQLHAQIIKLDFMSLTVVGNSALTMYINFGMIEEAVNLFEGLANKNHISWTAYISGLYRQKAFYKALTQFCLMRKNNTEPNEYTYSVALSCAASAEYHDYGCALHAQVIKNGMISKVFVGTAIIEMYSKCAELGNARKQLKEMGRVASCASWNAVITGLVHNGEVGSGLEMFRKMLNNDIACDEYTCSITLKACSLLPSLEICRQVHSWVVKGMFGANLHVASSLIETYAQCGNLEDAEKVFYLTSEPDGVTFNAMIKAYSQYGNPMNAIFLFEKTVENGILPTSFTFLAVISACSHCGLVQQGKELFESMTRDYGISPEENHYSCMVDLLSRSGQLENALEFINKLPIEPKAPIWRPFLAGCRFHGSLEMAEMAASKILEHDPGDASVYVTLSNMYVEAGKVRDALKQRELMKSKSVQKEPGCSWLEVNAKIHRFFSGDTRHIDTPKLYSRLDNLMQKIQNKTSRELGKVTKEKCLFHSERLAVCFGLLNLPKGTTIRVFKNIRICLDCHITMKHISKITNREIIIRDNYRFHHFKQGCCSCGDFW; translated from the coding sequence ATGAGTAGTTTAACGTTTTGTTCCTTGTCTTCCACTGTGAATGGCAACCTACTAAAGCCGGTCCATCGGAGAAAATGCATATATTCTTATAATAAAGTGTCTGTTCTCAAACTAGTTGCTGCACGCCAACTGCTTGATGAAATTGCTAAAAGAACAAGGGGTTCAGTTGCAGATTTGTATGTTACTGAATGTGTAGATAGAGCTGATATGGTTATGGAAAGCAATGGGAATTCCGATGTAACTGATGAGTTATTAGGAGAGTCTATGTTTGATTGTGCTAGCAATTACATGGATGAGGAATATGTAATTGATCAGTTGAGGTATTGTAGTAGTGAAGGAAGTTTTGAGCTTGGAAAATTATATCATGCTTTAATGATTAAGACGGGTATTTGGTTCGATAAGTTTGTAGCTACAGCCCTTCTTAATATGTATGCCAAGTGTGGTGAAATGGCAAGTGCTGAGATGATATTTGGTATGTTGTCTTACGTTGATGTTGCTTCATCTAATAGCATGATTTGTGGGTATGTAAGCAATGGAATGGAATCTGAAGCCTTTGCTTACTTTGTCAAGATGGGTGATATTCTAGATATCGTGTCAAACCATTATACGTACTCGATATTGTTATCTGCTTGTGGGTCTGTTCAAGTAGGAAAACAGTTGCATGCTCAAATTATAAAACTGGACTTTATGTCCCTTACAGTGGTGGGGAATTCAGCTTTGACGATGTACATCAACTTCGGAATGATTGAGGAGGCTGTGAATTTGTTCGAAGGACTTGCTAATAAGAACCATATATCTTGGACTGCATATATATCTGGACTTTACCGTCAAAAAGCTTTCTATAAGGCATTGACACAATTCTGTTTGATGAGAAAGAACAATACTGAACCTAATGAATACACCTACTCTGTGGCCCTTTCATGTGCAGCTTCTGCAGAATATCATGATTATGGTTGCGCACTTCATGCTCAGGTAATTAAAAATGGAATGATCTCAAAGGTATTTGTCGGGACTGCCATAATAGAGATGTACTCAAAATGTGCAGAACTAGGTAATGCTAGAAAACAGCTCAAGGAGATGGGACGCGTAGCATCTTGTGCATCATGGAATGCAGTGATAACCGGCCTTGTTCACAATGGTGAGGTTGGTTCCGGATTGGAGATGTTCCGTAAGATGCTAAATAATGATATTGCTTGTGATGAATATACATGTTCAATTACTCTGAAGGCATGCTCGTTACTGCCATCCCTTGAAATCTGCAGGCAGGTGCATTCTTGGGTAGTTAAGGGAATGTTTGGGGCAAACTTGCATGTGGCGAGTTCATTAATAGAAACATATGCACAATGCGGTAATTTAGAGGATGCTGAGAAGGTGTTCTATCTAACATCTGAACCAGATGGTGTGACATTTAATGCAATGATTAAAGCTTATTCACAGTATGGTAATCCAATGAACGCTATATTCTTGTTTGAAAAGACGGTGGAGAATGGAATATTACCAACGAGCTTCACTTTCCTTGCTGTCATTTCTGCTTGTAGCCATTGTGGTTTAGTTCAACAAGGGAAAGAGTTGTTTGAGTCTATGACTAGAGATTACGGAATATCACCTGAAGAGAATCACTATAGCTGCATGGTTGACCTGCTGAGTAGATCAGGGCAGTTAGAGAATGCTCTCGAATTCATAAACAAGCTTCCAATTGAACCTAAGGCTCCAATCTGGAGACCATTTCTAGCAGGTTGCAGATTTCACGGTTCCCTTGAAATGGCAGAGATGGCAGCCAGTAAAATATTAGAGCATGACCCTGGTGATGCATCAGTTTATGTCACCCTCTCGAACATGTATGTTGAAGCAGGTAAGGTAAGGGATGCACTCAAACAAAGAGAGCTGATGAAGTCTAAGTCGGTCCAGAAGGAACCCGGTTGTAGCTGGTTGGAGGTGAATGCAAAGATTCATAGATTCTTTTCTGGTGATACAAGACATATAGATACGCCAAAACTATATTCGAGATTGGATAATCTGATGCAAAAGATTCAGAACAAAACAAGTCGAGAACTAGGTAAGGTTACGAAAGAGAAATGCTTATTTCACAGTGAACGGTTAGCAGTTTGCTTTGGACTATTGAACTTACCTAAGGGAACCACTATACGCGTATTCAAGAACATTAGGATCTGTTTGGACTGCCATATCACAATGAAGCATATCTCGAAGATTACAAATCGAGAAATCATAATAAGAGATAACTACAGATTTCATCATTTTAAGCAGGGCTGCTGTTCTTGTGGGGATTTCTGGTGA